A single region of the Mycobacterium lentiflavum genome encodes:
- a CDS encoding SDR family oxidoreductase produces the protein MTIVDRLRYDGKRALVVGGATGMGAAAAKSAAELGAEVIVLDYAPVDYKVAQSVQVDLRDPASIDSALDQITGPIHAVFSAAGVADGTIDLMKINFIGHRHLIDRLLERNQLPNGSAICFISSVAGMGWENDLDLMLEFLETPDFAAAVEWCQAHEAEGINHYGTSKKVINTYVATQGYPLAKKGIRINAICPGPTDTPLAQANADLWLSFAQDYRDETGSKVHTPEQMGDVMAFLNSEAACGVSGITLLVDSGHTMASMTGAYAPGKPIIDIIMGKIKL, from the coding sequence ATGACCATTGTCGATCGGTTGCGCTACGACGGCAAGCGCGCTCTCGTTGTCGGTGGCGCGACTGGCATGGGCGCCGCGGCGGCTAAGTCAGCAGCCGAGCTTGGTGCCGAAGTCATCGTGCTGGACTACGCACCGGTGGACTATAAAGTCGCCCAATCCGTCCAGGTCGACCTGCGTGATCCCGCCTCGATTGACTCCGCTCTCGACCAGATCACGGGTCCCATCCACGCGGTGTTCTCCGCGGCCGGCGTCGCCGACGGCACGATCGACTTGATGAAGATCAACTTCATCGGCCACCGCCATCTGATCGACCGCCTGCTGGAGCGCAACCAGCTTCCCAACGGCTCGGCCATCTGCTTCATCTCGTCGGTCGCCGGCATGGGCTGGGAGAACGACCTGGACCTGATGCTGGAGTTCCTGGAGACGCCGGACTTCGCGGCGGCCGTGGAGTGGTGCCAGGCACACGAGGCCGAAGGGATCAACCACTACGGGACCAGCAAGAAGGTGATCAACACCTACGTGGCCACCCAGGGCTACCCGCTGGCGAAGAAGGGCATTCGCATCAACGCGATCTGCCCCGGGCCGACCGACACCCCGCTGGCCCAGGCCAACGCGGACCTGTGGCTGTCGTTCGCCCAGGACTACCGCGATGAGACCGGCTCCAAGGTGCACACCCCGGAGCAAATGGGCGACGTGATGGCGTTCCTCAACAGCGAGGCCGCCTGCGGCGTCAGCGGTATCACCCTGCTGGTTGACTCCGGTCACACGATGGCCTCTATGACAGGTGCCTATGCGCCGGGCAAGCCGATCATCGACATCATCATGGGCAAGATCAAGCTCTAG
- a CDS encoding SDR family oxidoreductase gives MARVIVFGGHGKVALQLARILSERGNQVTSVFRNPDHRDDVAAAGAEPVVADIEQLDTNALAELLPGHDAIVFSAGAGGGNPARTYAVDRDAAIRVIDAAAQAGVKRFVMVSYFGAGPDHGVPQDDPFFAYAEAKAAADAHLRASALDWTVLGPGRLTLEPATGKIVVGAGQEVSRADVALVVAAALSDDSTIRRTIGFNNGDVPIAEALAG, from the coding sequence ATGGCACGCGTCATCGTCTTCGGCGGACACGGCAAGGTCGCACTGCAGCTGGCTCGCATCCTGAGCGAGCGAGGCAATCAGGTGACGTCCGTCTTCCGCAATCCCGATCACCGCGACGATGTCGCCGCCGCCGGCGCTGAACCGGTGGTTGCCGACATCGAGCAGCTGGACACCAACGCGCTGGCCGAGCTGCTGCCCGGACACGACGCGATCGTCTTCTCGGCCGGTGCTGGCGGCGGCAATCCGGCGCGCACCTATGCCGTCGACCGTGACGCCGCGATCCGGGTGATCGATGCCGCCGCCCAGGCCGGCGTCAAGCGGTTCGTGATGGTGTCCTATTTCGGTGCCGGTCCGGATCACGGTGTGCCGCAAGATGATCCATTCTTCGCCTACGCGGAGGCCAAGGCCGCCGCGGACGCCCATCTGCGAGCGAGCGCGCTGGACTGGACGGTGCTGGGTCCCGGCCGGCTCACGCTGGAACCGGCGACCGGCAAGATCGTCGTCGGCGCGGGCCAGGAGGTTTCGCGGGCCGATGTCGCGCTCGTCGTGGCCGCCGCCCTGTCCGATGATTCGACGATCCGGCGGACCATCGGATTCAACAATGGAGACGTCCCGATCGCCGAGGCA
- a CDS encoding TetR/AcrR family transcriptional regulator, producing the protein MPKAETLAKGKRATDRLGPADNSGTRRTEILQTAASLIASSGLRTSLQEIADAAGILPGSLYHHFESKEAILIELIRRYQDDLHHIGEKAQARLDDADSRPPAEQIIELGSAVANCAVHHRAALQMSFYEGPSADPELMNLTRNQSVAVQAAMVQTLRAGRWSGYIKPDIDLPTLADRICQTMLQVGLDVMRHNSPPDQVAELLCRIILQGLAARPPTDAALDRSAAFAAASAVIESWADDSEADPSDKAAHVRAVARTEFGRKGYEATTIRDIASAAGLGTGTVYRVIGSKDELLDSIMESFGQKVEAGWVSVLRSDATPIEKLDALSWINVNALDRFSDEFRIQLAWMRLSPPTANPGWSYPTRLRQMKSLLSEGIRSGEIRIDAPSTAMLARCVISLQWIPENILRDVGKRPALVHTRDTVLRGAAVRGK; encoded by the coding sequence ATGCCCAAAGCCGAAACCTTGGCCAAGGGAAAGCGGGCCACCGATCGCCTTGGTCCGGCCGACAATTCCGGGACACGGCGCACCGAGATCCTGCAAACCGCCGCATCTTTGATCGCATCCTCGGGATTGCGAACCTCGTTGCAGGAGATCGCCGACGCGGCAGGGATTCTGCCCGGAAGCCTCTATCACCATTTCGAATCCAAAGAAGCGATCCTCATCGAGCTGATCCGCCGCTATCAGGACGACCTGCACCACATCGGGGAAAAGGCCCAGGCGAGACTGGACGACGCCGATTCGCGACCGCCCGCCGAGCAAATCATCGAGCTGGGATCGGCGGTCGCCAACTGCGCCGTGCACCATCGCGCCGCCCTGCAGATGTCGTTCTACGAGGGACCGAGCGCGGACCCCGAATTGATGAACCTGACCCGGAATCAGTCCGTCGCGGTGCAAGCGGCAATGGTGCAAACGCTGCGCGCCGGCCGGTGGAGTGGCTACATCAAGCCGGACATCGATCTGCCCACGCTGGCCGACCGCATCTGCCAGACCATGCTGCAGGTCGGGCTCGACGTCATGCGGCACAACTCTCCGCCCGACCAGGTGGCGGAACTCCTGTGCCGAATCATCTTGCAGGGCTTGGCCGCCCGGCCACCCACCGATGCGGCATTGGATCGGTCAGCCGCCTTCGCGGCCGCCAGCGCCGTCATCGAATCGTGGGCCGATGACAGCGAGGCCGATCCCAGCGACAAGGCCGCCCATGTCCGCGCCGTCGCACGAACCGAATTCGGCCGCAAGGGTTATGAAGCCACCACCATCCGCGACATCGCGTCGGCAGCGGGCCTTGGTACCGGCACCGTGTACCGGGTGATCGGTTCCAAGGACGAACTTCTCGACTCGATCATGGAATCGTTCGGGCAGAAGGTCGAGGCGGGCTGGGTCAGCGTGCTGCGCTCGGATGCCACGCCGATCGAGAAGCTGGACGCGCTGAGCTGGATCAACGTCAATGCGCTGGACCGATTCTCCGACGAATTCCGTATTCAGCTGGCCTGGATGCGGCTATCGCCGCCGACGGCGAATCCGGGCTGGTCCTATCCCACCCGGCTACGGCAGATGAAATCATTGCTCTCCGAAGGGATCCGCTCCGGCGAGATCCGTATCGACGCTCCCTCCACCGCGATGCTGGCGCGCTGCGTCATCAGCCTGCAGTGGATACCGGAGAACATCCTGCGCGATGTCGGCAAGCGGCCGGCGCTGGTGCACACCCGCGACACCGTTTTGCGCGGTGCCGCCGTGCGCGGCAAGTAA